The DNA sequence GTGGAGGTCAGCTCGCCCTGCAGGGCCAGGAAGTTCTGGTTGGCCTTGAGGTCGGGGTAGGCCTCGGCGACGGCGATGAGCCGCCCGAGGGCCGCCGACAGCAGCCCCTCGGACTGCGCCTGCTGGGCCGGGGACTGGCCACCGCTCATGGCGGCAGAGCGCGCCTTCATGACGTCCTCGAGCGTCCCGCGCTCGTGCGCGGCATACCCCTTGACCGTCTCGACGAGGTTGCCGATGAGGTCGTGCCGGCGCTTGAGCTCGACATCGATCTGGCGCCACGCCTCCTGCACGAGGTTCCGCAGCTTGATGAGCCCGTTGTAGATGCCGACCGCCCAGAGGGCGAGCAGCACGACGAGGACCACGATGACGATCGCGACGATCACGGACTTCCCCCTTGCCTGGTGCGGGCAGGACGCCTGCCGGTCGAGGCGATCCTAGGCCAGGCCGAGCTCCTCGAGCCCGTAGACGAAGCGGTACTCGAGCCCCGCGTCGGCGAACTTCTCCGCGGCACCCGTGGCCCGGTCGGCGATCGTGGCGACCGCCACGACCTCGGCGCCCGCCTCGCGCGCGGCGTTCGCGGCCTCGAGCGGCGAGGCGCCGGTGGTGGAGGTGTCCTCGACGACCACGACGCGGCGGCCCTCGATCGACGGGCCCTCGATGCGCTGCTGCAGCCCGTGGGCCTTGCCGGCCTTGCGGACGACGAAGGCGTCCTTGCGGTCCCCGGCGGCGGCGCTCGCGTGCAGGATCGCCGTCGCAACGGGGTCGGCGCCGAGGGTGAGGCCGCCGACCGCGTCGAACTCGAGGTCCTTGACCAGGTCGCGCATCACGATGCCGACGAGCGGCGAGGCCTCGCCGTCGAGGGTGATCCGGCGCAGGTCGACGTAGTAGTCGGCCTCCTTGCCGGACGACAACGTCACCCGGCCGTGGACGATGGCCTTGTCCTTGATGATCTCCAGCAGGCGGGCGCGGGCGGCGGCGATGTCGGTCACGGGCGACCAGCCTACCGAGGCCCGCCCGCGCGCCGCCGTGCCGTTCAGTCCTTGGGGCGGTGGGCCTTGCGTGCCCGGGACCGCACGAGGCCGCGCGGCAGGACGCGCAGGGCACCCACGATCGCCTTGTACTGGGCACCCGGGACCGACACGACGCGGCCCTTGGCGACGTCGTCGAGGCAGTCGCGCACGAGCCGGTCGGCGTCGAGCCACATGAACTCGGGGATGCTCGTCATGGTGACGCCGGCCCGCTCGTGGAACTCGGTGTGGGTGAAGCCCGGCAGCAGGGCCGTCGCCGTGACACCCGTGCCGGCGAGCTCGGTGGCCAGCCCCTCGGTGAAGACCGTGACGAACGACTTCACGGCCGAGTACGGGCCGGAGGCGATCTGCCCTGCCACCGACGACACGTTGACGATGGCGCCGTGGCCGCGCTCGCGCATGGCGTTGGCGGCGGCGTGCGACAGGACGAGCACGGCGCGGCCGAGGACGTCGAAGAGGGCCTCCTCGTCCTCGATGTCGTTGTCGAGGAACCGCCGCTTGAGCGAGTAGCCCGCGTTGTTGACGAGCAGGTCGACCGGCCGCGCCCGGTCCGCGAGCCGCTCGGCGACCTTGCCGGTCTCGGCCCGGTCGGACAGGTCGGCCACGAGGATCTCGGTCGAGACGCGGTACTTCGCCCGCAGGTCGTCGGACACGTTCTCCAGCCGTGCCCTGTTCCGCGCGACGAGGACGACGTCGTGGCCGCGCTCGGCCAGCTGGTGGGCGAAGGACAGGCCGATCCCGGCCGTTGCGCCAGTGACCAGGGCAGTGCTCATGCGGTCACTGTACGGCGGTTACCGAGGGTCACCTAGGGTGGCTTCCGTGCGTATCGCCACCTGGAACGTCAACTCGATCCGCTCCCGCATCGACCGCGTGGAGGCGTGGCTGCAGCGCCCCGACGTGGACGTCCTGGCGATCCAGGAGACCAAGGCGACCGACGCCCAGTTCCCCTTCGACCGCCTCCGGGCGCTGGGGTACGACGTGGCCCACCACGGCCTCAACCACTGGAACGGCGTCGCGATCGTCTCCCGCGTCGGGATCGACGACGTCGAGGCGTCCTTCCCCGGCGCGCCCGGCTGGGGCGAGCCGTCGGTGGTCGAGGCGCGCGCGCTGACGGCCGTGTGCGGCGGCGTGCGGGTGGCCTCCGTCTACGTCCCCAACGGCCGGGGCATCGGCGACCCGCACATGGCGTACAAGCTCGACTGGCTGGCCCACCTGCAGCAGCACGCCCGCGGCTGGGTCGAGCGGGGCGAGGCCGCCGCGCTGATGGGCGACTGGAACATCGCGCCGCAGGACGAGGACGTCTGGTCGATGGAGTACTACCTCGACAAGAGCCACGTGTCGCCGCCGGAGCGCTCGGCGTTCCAGTCGTTCCTCGACGCCGGCTTCGTCGACGTGGTGCGGCCGCACACCCCCGGGCCCGGCACCTACACGTACTGGGACTACACCCAGCTCAGCTTCCAGAAGCGCCGCGGCATGCGGATCGACTTCGTCCTCGGCACGCCGGCCTTCGCCGCGCGGGTGGCGGGTGCCGCGATCGACCGCGAGGAGCGCAAGGGCAAGGGCGCCTCCGACCACGCCCCCGTCGTCGTCGAGCTGGAGGACTGAGGTGGCGCGGGCGCGGGAGGCGGGCCGCCGCACCGGCGGCAGCCGTACCTTCACGGTCGCGGCACCCGACGGCGCGCTGCTGCGGGTCGAGGAGCACCTGCCGGCCTCCCCTGCCGACGGCCCCGCCCCGACCGTCGTCCTCGCCCACGGCTGGACCCTCACCCGCCGGTCCTGGCACCCCGTCGTCGAGGCACTGCTCGACCGCGGGCTGCGCGTCGTCGCCTACGACCAGCGCGGGCACGGCGGCTCCTCGCCGCTGCGCGGGGACGCCAGCGTCCGTGCGCTGGGGGACGACCTCGCGGCCGTCCTCGACGTCGTCGCCCCGCGGGACGAGGTCGTGCTCGGCGGCCACTCGATGGGTGGCATGACCGTGATGGCGTATGCCGGCCTGCACCCCGAGGCCTTCGAGGAGCGCGTGGTGGGGGTGGTCCTGGTGTCGACCTCCGCGGGCGACCTCCGTACGGCCCTGCCCTGGGTGCAGGGCGCCGCGATGCGCCTGGCGGCGCGGATGCCGGCCGTGCCGACCGGCCGGCTCGTCACCCACAAGGGACAGCGCCGCCTGCTCTTCGGCGACGAGGCCGACCCCGAGCTCGTGCGCCTCACCCGCGAGCAGGTGGCCGCGACGACGTTGCCCACGCTCGGGCGCTTCCACGCGGCCCTGGGGCTCCATGACGAGTCCGAGGCGGTCGATCGGCTCGCCGCGGTGCCGTCCGTGGTGCTCGTCGGGTCCCGCGACCGGCTCACCCCGCCGCGGCACGCGCGCCGTCTCGGCGAGCTCGTCCCGAGTGCCCGCGTCGTGGAGCTGGACGGGCGCGGCCACATGCTCATGTACGAGGCCACGGACGAGGTCGTCGCCGCCTTCGACTCGGTCCTGGCGGCGCGGTCCGACCACCGTTAGGCCTGGCGGCGCAGCCCCAGCCGCAGGGACACCAGCGCACCCAGCAACGCCGCGAGCGCGGCACCGAGGAACACCGTCTGCACCTGCACGACACCCGCGCCGACCAGGGCCCGGGTGTCCGTGGGATCGGGCAGGGAGGCCACGGCCGCGTAGTACCGGTGCAGGCCGATCGCGGTCAGCAGGGCGAGCCCGGTGACCATGCCCACCATCCGCGCGACGACGACGAGCGAGGCCGCCACGCCGTGCGCCTCGGCCGGTGAGTCGGCGAGCGCGGCGTTGTTCACCGGCGCGAGAGCGAGCCCGACACCGAGGCCGACGAGGACCAGCACGACCGTGGAGGGCCACGACCCGAGGGCGCCGTCGCCCCAGCGGCTCATGACCAACAGGCCTCCCGCGGCCAGCAGCAACCCCCCACCGCTGACCACCGCCTCGCCGAGCCGGCGCAGCGCCCACCCGCCGACGACCGCACCGACCGGGACCGCGACGAGGAAGCGCACGAGCACGAGCGCCGCCGTCGTCTGCGAGCCGGTGAGGGTGAGCCGGGCCAGCACCGGGACGTCGACGACCACCGCGACCAGCGCGACGCCGGTCAGGAGGCTGACGACGAGCGCGCTGCCGGTGCGCCCGCGGACGACTCCCCGAGGCACGAGCGGCTCCGCAGCCCGCCGGTGCCGCCAGAGGTACAGGCCGAGGGCGACCACGCCGACGGGAAGCAGCACGAGGCCGAGGGGGCCCACGACCTCGCGCTCGGGGTCGCTCGCGGCGAAGGTGAGGACGAGGGTGCCGAGCGCGGTCCCGAGCAGCAGCGCGCCGGGCAGGTCGGCGCGGCGCAGCACCGGCCAGGCGGAACGCACGACGAGGACGAGCCACACGGCGGCCAGCCCCAGACCGACGACACCGATCGGGGTCGCCAGCCGCGCGGCATACCCGTCGAAGGGGACGAACGGCACTCCCAGGGTGACGTCCGTGGCGAGCCGCGCCGGTGCCACCAGCGCCAACCCGGTGACGACGATGGCGAGCAGGCCCACCACGGTCGGCACGGCGCGCGGCGCCGCCGGGCGGGCACCCCCGGTGCCCACGACGAGGACCGCCAGCACCAGCCCGGCGACGGCGTTGAGCCAGAAGATCGCCCGCCAGTCGGCCACGGCCAGGACCAGGGCGCCCAGGACCGGCCCGAGGACGCTGCCGAGCTCCTGCACCGCGCCGACGACGCCGAGCGGGGTGCCACGGCGCCCGCGCGGCCACAGGTCGGCCACGATCGCCAGCGTCGCAGGCACCAGGCCACCGCCACCGACGCCCTGGAGCAGGCGACCGGCGACGAGCACAGGCAGCTCGACCGCCACAGCGGTGACGGCCGACCCGACGACGAAGACGAGCAGGCAGGTCAGCAGGATGCGTTGGCGGGCAACGAGATCCGCGAGCCTGCCGATGAGGGGTAGTACCGCGACGTAGCCCAGCAGGAAGCCCGAGACGATCGGGGTCGCCTCCTGCAGGGCGTCGATGCCGAGGCCGACGCCGGTCATCATGTCGGGCAGCGCGAGCACGACGACGTAGGTGTCGGCCGCCGCGAGGGCCACCGCGACGGACGCGGTGGCGAGCAGCGCCCTAGGGGCGGGGGATCGCAACGGCCTGGGGCAGCTTCGTGAGGCGCGCGGTGTAGGTCGAGGTCGAGCCGGCGTAGAACGGGCCCTTGAGCACCACGGACCGCAGCTCGTCACCGTCCTCGGCGACGCCATAGGTCACGTCGAACGTCCCCGACCGGTCGCCGATGACGAAGAGGTCGGCGACCGCGGTCCCGGGGACCTTCCCGGTGTAGGTGTCGACGATGGTGGCGCCGTCCCGGGTGCGCGGCCCGGCGGCGAGGCCGGTGGTCCTCGACACCAGGCTCGTCACGCCGGTCTGGGTGTTGAACAGCTGCGCCGGGTTCGGCGCCCCATACGTCTTGGGGTCGATCTTGCTGAAGCCGGGGGTGAAGAACTTGAGGTAGACGTCCTGCTCGACCGCGACCACCTCGACGGTGCCGGTGACGCCGCGGATCGTGGCGTTGAGGGTGCCCTTGAACGACGGCGGCCGGAACAGGCCCGTGCCCTGCGCCGCCGAGACGCCGACGGCTTTGCCGGGCAGTCCCTCCGACGTGAGCGTGAACGACACCGCCGGGCTCTTCTCGAGCGCCGCGCGCGCCTCCGCGAGCCGCTGGGCGGGCGGCAGCTGCGCCTTCGCGGCGGCCTTGCCCCCGCCGCTGCAGGCGGTGAGCAGGCCGGAGGCGAGGCCGACCGCGAGGGCGACGGCGACGGCATACCGACCGGGGGGACGCATGCGCACACGCTATCCGCCGGGGACCGCTCCCCATGGTCGCCACACGCGCCCCGCCCTAGCGTTCCCGGCGACCCGGCTGGAGCCGGCACACCACAGGGGGGACCCCATGAACCTGCTCTCGACCACCCGGCGCCGGCTGGCCACGGCCGCCGCGACCGCCGCCCTCGTCGGCGTCTCCGTCGCCGGCGCCCTCGCCGCGCAGGCGGCCGGCGCCACCGGCGTCGTCAACACCAAGGGCACCCCGGGCCCGGCGCTCACGGTCCGGCAGCAGCCGACCGCCGCGTCGGCCGCCATCGGGTCCCCGGCCGACGGCGCCCGCGTGACCATCACCTGCCAGACGTACGGGCAGAGCGTGACCGGGACGTACGGCACCAGCACGGTCTGGGACCGGCTCAAGTCCGGCGGCTACGTCAGCGACGCCTACGTCCGCACCGGGTCCGACGGCCTCGTCGCCCCGCTGTGCGCCGGCACCACGACACCCGAGCAGGGCACGCCGAGCGCCAAGGTCAAGGCGGTCATCGCCGCTGCGAAGTCCATGACCGGGAAGTACCCCTACTCCTGGGGCGGCGGCAACGCGTACGGCCCGACGAAGGGGATCTGCTGCAGCCCCAGCGGGATCGACGACCGCAACACCGTCGGCTTCGACTGCTCCGGCCTGATGGAGTACGCGTTCTACCAGGGCGCGAAGGTTCGGGTGTCGAGCACGTCGCGCAGCCAGTACGCCGACGGTCCGCGCGTCCCGATCAGCCGGCTGCGGGCGGGCGACATGGTGTTCTGGTCGGACTCGACGAGGTCCGCCTCGCGCATCCACCACGTGGCGCTCTACATCGGCGACGGGACGATCGTCGAGGCCGACCGGGTGAGCGGCCCGGACATCCGCGTCCGCGCCTTCTCCACCTCCGAGACCGGGGTCATGCCGTATGCCGTGCGCCCGGTGAGCTGACCACGTCCGGTCCGCCAGCCGGCGGTGCGCCCGGCGGCGCGGCACCCGCTGCGCCGCAGGGCGGACTCGTCGTCGTCCGTCAGCGCCGGGGCAGGTCGTCGCGGCGCACGCGGTACCAGCGGTGGTCGTAGCCCTCGAGCGCGACCTCGACGGTGCCGTCGCGCCGCGGCTCCTGCATCCCGCGGGCCACGAGGTCCTCCAGCCAGATGGGCAGGTCGCCCTCGAGGTCGCGCGGGTCGAGCGGGAAGGTCACCGTCACCGGCTCGGCCGCGAAGTTGTGCACCGCCACCACGGTCGACCCCTCCCAGGAGCACCGGTGCACCAGCACCTGGGGCAGGGGCTGCTCGAGCACCGTGAAGTCGCCCCAGCCGAGCTCGGGGCACTCTCGGTAGGTCTGGATCAGGCCGCGCACGTAGTTCCACAGCGAGTCGGGGTCGCGCTTCTGGTCCGCCACGTTGACGTGCTCGGGGCCGTAGCCGCCGGGGACGACCGGCTGCACGAGCTTGCGGGGCGGGGCGGACGAGAACCCGCCGTTGGCGGTCCGCTCCCACTGCATCGGCGTCCGGACCGCCATCCGGCCCTCGGAGGCGAGGTCCTCGCCCATGCCGATCTCCTCGCCGTAGTACAGCGTCGGTGTGCCGGGCAGGGAGAACAGCAGGCTGTAGACCATCCGGATGCGCCGGGGGTCGCCGTCGAGCATCGGCGGCAGCCGGCGCTTGAGCCCGCGACCGTAGAGCTGCATCTGCGGCTCGGGCCCGAAGGCGGCGAAGACCTCCTGCCGCTCCTCGTCGCTCAGCTTGTCGAGGGTGAGCTCGTCATGGTTGCGCACGAACGTCGCCCACTGGCAGTCCGGGTCGACCGCGGGCCGCGCCCGCAGGGCCTTCGCCAGCGGATGCGAGTCCTGCCGTGCCAGCGAGAGGTACATCGCCTGCATCGCGATGAAGTCGAACATCATGTGCAGCTCGTTACCGTCCGCGCCGCCGAAGTACTGCTTCTGGTCCTTGTGCGGCAGGTTCACCTCTCCGAGCAGGATCGCGTCCCCACGACGCCGGTTGAGGAACGCGCGCAGCTCCTTGAGGTACTCGTGCGGGTCCCCCGGCACGTCCGGCGCCTCGGTGTCGATGTCGTCGACCAGGTAGGGCACGGCATCGACCCGGAAGCCGGCCATGCCCACCTGGAGCCAGAACCCGATCGACTTGGCGATCTGGTCCCGCACCTGCGGGTTGGCGAAGTTGAGGTCGGGCTGGCACGTGTAGAAGTGGTGCAGGTACCACTCGCCGGTGCGCTCGTCGAGCGCCCAGATGCTGTCCTCCTTGTCGGGGAAGACCACCTTGTCCGAGGTGTCCGGCGGCGGGTCGGACCGCCAGACGTAGAAGTCGCGGTACGGGTTGTCCTTGCTGCGCCGGGCGGCCTTGAACCACGGGTGCTGGTCGGAGGTGTGGTTGACGACGAGGTCGGCGATGACCCGGATGCCACGGTCGTTCGCGGTGCGGATCAGCTCGACGAGGTCGCCGTGCGTCCCGAGCCGGGAGTCCACGCCGAAGAGGTCCGTCACGTCGTAGCCGTCGTCGCGGTCGGGCGAGGGGTAGAACGGCATCAGCCACAGGCAGGTGACGCCGAGCTCGGCGAGGTAGTCGATGCGCTGGGTCAGCCCGACCAGGTCACCGATGCCGTCGCCGTTGCCGTCGAAGTACGTCTCGACGTCGACGCAGTAGATGACGGCGTTCTTCCACCACAGGTCGCTGGTCTGGGACAGGCGTGTCGTCACGGTGCTCCTCCGGTCAGGTCCGGTCAGGTCCGGTCAGGACAGGCTGTCGGCCTGGAGATCCTGCGGGTCCAGGACCTCGGGCGACGGCTCGTGGCCCGGTTGGCCGTGGGTGCGCTCGCGCGTCTTCATCTCGGCCTCGTAGACGTGCCGCCGCCCGTCCATGAGCTCATCGCGCACCAGCTTCTCGATGCGCTGGAACTGCGCGTAGTAGCCCTCGTCGAAGGTCTCCACGATCTGGAAGGTCCACATGCCCGGCAGCACGTTGCGGCCCACCATCTCGCGGTCGACCGTGTCGGCGAGCTCGTCGTGGCCCGCCTTGCGCAGCAGCTCGACGGCCTCGCCCAGGGCCAGGTCGGCGGTGCCGACGAGCCGGTGCAGGCCGTAGAGCCGCCCGCGCACCTCCTCGATGGCCTCGAAGGCCTCGCTCACCTTGCCCACGGCCTCGACCGTGGCGTCGCTGGCGCCCTCCGGGCGCTGGTGCAGTGGCTCGTCCGTCATGCGCCCCAGTCTGCTGCGGGCGCCACGGACTCGCACGGCCCGCGCCGCCTCCCGCACCCCGCCGGGACGCGACGAGGGGGTAGGCCGTGGGCCCACGGCATACCCCCTCGTCCCCCTGTGCGACGGGTGGCGGGTGGCGGGTCAGGCCACGGCGTGGTCGGCCCCGCGCACGGTGAGCCCGTCGAGGCTGTCGTCGCGGTCGACGACGACGGTGTCGCCGTCGCGCACCTCACCGGACAGGACCGCCCGCGCGAGCCGGTCGCCGATCTCGCGCTGCACGAGGCGGCGCAGCGGCCGGGCGCCGTAGGCCGGGTCGTAGCCGGTGATGGCGAGCCACTCGCGGGCCGCGTCGGTCACCACGAGGGTGATGCGCCGGTCCACCAGGCGCGAGGCGAGCTCGCGGACCTGCAGCTCGACGATGTGGCCGAGCTCCTCGGTGCTCAGCGGGTCGAACACGACGACCTCGTCGAGCCGGTTGAGGAACTCGGGCTTGAAGGACGCACGCACCGCCGTCATGACCGCCTCCTTCTTGTCCTCGGGCGCCATCACCGGGTCGATGAGGAACTGGCTCCCGAGGTTGGAGGTCATGACGAGGATGACGTTGCGGAAGTCGACCGTGCGGCCCTGCCCGTCGGTGAGGCGGCCGTCGTCGAGCACCTGCAACAGGATGTCGAACGTCTCGGGGTGGGCCTTCTCGACCTCGTCGAGCAGGACGACCGAGTAGGGCCGGCGGCGGACCGCCTCGGTCAGCTGGCCGCCCTCCTCGTAGCCGACGTAGCCGGGCGGGGCACCGATGAGGCGCGCCACGGCGTGCCGCTCGGAGTACTCGCTCATGTCGATGCGGACCATCGCCCGCTCGTCGTCGAAGAGGAAGTCCGCGAGGCTCTTAGCGAGCTCGGTCTTGCCCACGCCCGTCGGGCCGAGGAAGAGGAACGACCCGGTCGGGCGGTTGGGGTCCGCGAGGCCCGCGCGGGAGCGCCGGACGGCGTCGGACACTGCCCGGACCGCCGTCTCCTGGCCGATGAGCCGGGCGCCGATGATCGACTCCATGCTGAGCAGCTTCTCGGTCTCGCCCTGCAGCAGGCGGCCGGCCGGGATGCCGGTCCACGCCGAGATGACCTCGGCGATGTCGTCGGCGCCGACCCGCTCCTTGACCATGGCGTCGGCCGGCGTGGCGGCGTCCTCCGCGGCCTGGGCGGCGGCCAGCTCCTTCTCCAGCGCCGGCAGCTCGCCGTAGCGGATGCGCGAGGCGCTGCCGAGGTCGCCGTCGCGCTCGAAGCGGTCGGCCTGGGTGCGCAGCTCGTCGACCTTGGCCCGCAGCTCACCGACCTTGTTCAGGCCGGACTTCTCGGCCTCCCAGCGGGCGTTGAGGGCGGCGAGCTGCTCGGCCTTGTCGGCCAGCGTCGCCCGCAGCGCCTCGAGGCGCTCGCGCGAGGCCTCGTCGGTCTCGGTCTGCAGGTGCAGCTCCTCCATCCGGAGCCGGTCGACCTGCCGGCGCAGCTCGTCGATCTCCACCGGGCTGGAGTCGATCTCCATCCGCAGGCGGGAGGCCGCCTCGTCGACGAGGTCGATCGCCTTGTCGGGCAGCTGGCGGCCGGAGATGTAGCGGTCGGAGAGCGAGGCGGCCGCGACGAGCGCGGAGTCCTCGATGGTCACCTTGTGGTGCGCCTCGTACCGCTCCTTGAGGCCGCGCAGGATCGCGATGGTGTCCTCGACGCTGGGCTCGCCGACGAAGACCTGCTGGAAGCGGCGCTCGAGGGCGGGGTCCTTCTCGATGTGCTCGCGGTACTCGTCGAGGGTGGTGGCGCCGACGAGGCGCAGCTCCCCGCGGGCGAGCAGCGGCTTCAGCATGTTGCCCGCGTCCATCGCGCCCTCGCCGGTGGCGCCGGCCCCGACGACGGTGTGCAGCTCGTCGATGAAGGTGACGACCTGCCCGTTGCTCGTGCGGATCTCCTCCAGGACCGCCTTGAGCCGCTCCTCGAACTCGCCGCGGTACTTCGCGCCGGCCACCATGGCGCCGAGGTCGAGGCTGACGAGCCGCTTGCCGCGCAGGCTCTCGGGCACGTCGCCGTCGACGATGCGCTGGGCCAGGCCCTCGACGACAGCGGTCTTGCCGACGCCGGGGTCGCCGATGAGGACGGGGTTGTTCTTGGTGCGGCGGCTCAGCACCTGCACGACGCGCCGGATCTCCGAGTCGCGGCCGATGACCGGGTCGAGCTTGCCGTCGCGCGCCATCTGGGTGAGGTCCGTGCCGTACTTCTCCAGGGCCTCGCCCTCCTCGACGGGCGTCTCGCTGGTGACCTTGCGGCCCCCGCGCAGCGCGTCGATCTTGGCCTCCATGTCCTTGGCACCGCGCTTCTCCACGGCCGCCAGGTGGCCGGTCTCGGCGAGCGCGAGCAGGAGCAGGTCGAGGGCGAGGTAGGTGTCGCCCTTGGCGCGCATGAGCGTGTCCGCCTGCTGGAGCACGGCAGCCGCCTCCCGTCCGAGGCCGGGGGTCGCGCTGGCGCCCGAGGTCGTGGGCAGCGTGCGCAGGCGGGCGTCGGCCTGCCCCAGGACGTGGCCCGCGCCGGTGCCGGCCGCCTGGAGCAGCGCGTCGGCCAGGGGGGTGTCGAGCTGCACGGCTGCGCTCGTGAGGTGGTCCGGGGTGATCTCCGGGTGGCCGGCGGTCTGGGCGGCGCGCTGCGCGAGGGCGAGCGCCTCGGCGACCTTGGCGGTGGGCTTCAGCTCCATGCCTGGTGGGTTCTCCTGTGCTCGGTGGTGCGTCGGTGCTTCGGTGTCTTGGTACCGCGTGGGGTCGGACGCGCCCGGTGGTGCGCGTCCACGAGGGACAACCTCGGCAAACTTGAGCGTATTCCGCTCAACCTTGACCGGCAACTGCTCGATCCCGGGGCTGTCGCCGCGGTGACGGCCGTGACCTTGACCGGCCTCCTAGAGTGCGGCCATGTCGCTCGCGTCGCGCTCCCCCTACCTGGCCCGCCTCGCCCTCGCCGTCGTCCAGCCCGGTTTC is a window from the Phycicoccus sp. M110.8 genome containing:
- the clpB gene encoding ATP-dependent chaperone ClpB, whose amino-acid sequence is MELKPTAKVAEALALAQRAAQTAGHPEITPDHLTSAAVQLDTPLADALLQAAGTGAGHVLGQADARLRTLPTTSGASATPGLGREAAAVLQQADTLMRAKGDTYLALDLLLLALAETGHLAAVEKRGAKDMEAKIDALRGGRKVTSETPVEEGEALEKYGTDLTQMARDGKLDPVIGRDSEIRRVVQVLSRRTKNNPVLIGDPGVGKTAVVEGLAQRIVDGDVPESLRGKRLVSLDLGAMVAGAKYRGEFEERLKAVLEEIRTSNGQVVTFIDELHTVVGAGATGEGAMDAGNMLKPLLARGELRLVGATTLDEYREHIEKDPALERRFQQVFVGEPSVEDTIAILRGLKERYEAHHKVTIEDSALVAAASLSDRYISGRQLPDKAIDLVDEAASRLRMEIDSSPVEIDELRRQVDRLRMEELHLQTETDEASRERLEALRATLADKAEQLAALNARWEAEKSGLNKVGELRAKVDELRTQADRFERDGDLGSASRIRYGELPALEKELAAAQAAEDAATPADAMVKERVGADDIAEVISAWTGIPAGRLLQGETEKLLSMESIIGARLIGQETAVRAVSDAVRRSRAGLADPNRPTGSFLFLGPTGVGKTELAKSLADFLFDDERAMVRIDMSEYSERHAVARLIGAPPGYVGYEEGGQLTEAVRRRPYSVVLLDEVEKAHPETFDILLQVLDDGRLTDGQGRTVDFRNVILVMTSNLGSQFLIDPVMAPEDKKEAVMTAVRASFKPEFLNRLDEVVVFDPLSTEELGHIVELQVRELASRLVDRRITLVVTDAAREWLAITGYDPAYGARPLRRLVQREIGDRLARAVLSGEVRDGDTVVVDRDDSLDGLTVRGADHAVA